A genomic segment from Panthera tigris isolate Pti1 chromosome A1, P.tigris_Pti1_mat1.1, whole genome shotgun sequence encodes:
- the GAPT gene encoding protein GAPT isoform X2, translated as MLKSCGNTSLAVSIGLSLLLLLLICGIGCVWHWKHHNPVQFTLPRFLQRRSSRRKDYAKTLSDPLTVSSRHKISVQTQDYTSTGRGVNMYDNYENVQVGPPRAKEETDKELYENTRPTNFEEHIYGNETSSQYYNFQKPSTSEVSQDEDIYILPDS; from the coding sequence CTGTGGAAATACTTCATTGGCCGTTTCTATAGGACTTTCCCTTCTTTTACTGTTGTTGATCTGTGGAATTGGGTGTGTTTGGCACTGGAAACACCATAACCCAGTGCAATTTACCTTACCAAGGTTTTTGCagaggagaagcagcaggagaaaagacTATGCTAAAACGCTCTCAGATCCCCTCACTGTCAGCTCAAGGCATAAAATCTCAGTTCAGACCCAAGACTATACATCTACTGGGAGAGGGGTTAACATGTATGACAACTATGAAAATGTGCAAGTCGGTCCTCCCAGAGCTAAAGAAGAAACTGATAAGGAACTATATGAGAACACTCGGCCCACCAATTTCGAGGAGCATATCTATGGAAATGAGACATCATCTCAATATTACAACTTCCAGAAGCCTAGCACTTCTGAAGTCTCTCAAGATGAAGACATATATATTCTTCCAGATTCATAA